The Erythrolamprus reginae isolate rEryReg1 chromosome 3, rEryReg1.hap1, whole genome shotgun sequence genome contains a region encoding:
- the PIGR gene encoding polymeric immunoglobulin receptor isoform X1, whose amino-acid sequence MALLFLVLVLTFIQAEFESVSASNILFGPKQITGLVEGSVHIKCFYPSTSVNIHSRKYWCKESTRHCYTFISTNGFVLKDYKDRASITDFPENGMFIIEISDLRFKDAGLYRCGIGLNDYGLSFKVKLEVTQDPVRPEEAELYYAEQQKTVTMTCEFGIQYASYRKYLCKMTKNNCYNVIDTYGNADPSYLGRTLLTNLGTPGSFKVFMSQLKKEDSGLYLCGVGNYGADGESKKLNLHVYVDGLAPKQQSVLNGVQGGSVTVACHYNPKENNTLKYLCKWKQHGCTDLISSNGFVLDSYEGRLVMHDDPENGTFTIILNQLQKDDIGYYWCMTNGKTERTSSVEVKIVEGQPTLLTKKEVQIVAGTSLTITCSYPCKYSTYQKYWCKWKNTECKPLISSDQNQTGVVVSCDKNSGTLSLNFDQVTPLDQGWYWCGVKHGQQYGETAALHLRVQGVLNVEEASRINEEEVVIPGGNPINRNSPIDKANQAPESETSSGSHDENKNSVVLLATLIPFGIVFLLLITAFTIKKFRLFKNSDLVSVGSYRTNISMTEFENVRQYGAKDNAHMEEFHESQMGEKDESSGSPKEDKKSKKPKRGSKEEAEMAYTTFLLQSENISSNIPSSDQSTA is encoded by the exons ATGGCtctcctgttcttggtcttggtCTTAACTTTTATCCAGGCTGAATTTGAAAGTG tTTCAGCTTCAAATATCCTCTTTGGGCCAAAGCAGATAACTGGATTGGTGGAAGGTTCTGTGCATATCAAATGCTTCTATCCTTCCACGAGTGTGAATATTCATTCCAGGAAGTACTGGTGCAAGGAATCAACAAGACATTGTTACACCTTTATTTCAACTAATGGCTTTGTTCTCAAAGATTACAAAGACAGAGCCTCCATAACTGATTTTCCAGAGAATGGAATGTTCATCATAGAAATATCAGACCTGAGATTCAAAGATGCGGGTCTATACAGATGCGGCATTGGTTTAAATGACTATGGATTGTCCTTTAAAGTCAAGCTGGAAGTTACTCAAG ACCCAGTACGACCCGAAGAAGCAGAACTTTATTATGCCGAACAGCAGAAAACAGTAACTATGACCTGTGAGTTTGGTATTCAGTATGCAAGTTACAGGAAGTACCTGTGCAAGATGACAAAGAACAACTGTTACAATGTGATTGATACATATGGAAATGCGGATCCATCCTACTTAGGAAGAACTCTGTTGACCAATCTTGGTACACCTGGATCTTTCAAGGTCTTTATGAGCCAGTTAAAGAAAGAAGATTCAGGTTTATATCTTTGTGGTGTTGGGAATTATGGAGCAGATGGAGAATCCAAAAAGCTTAATTTACATGTCTATGTAG ATGGTTTGGCACCTAAACAACAGTCAGTGTTAAATGGAGTCCAGGGTGGTTCTGTGACTGTTGCATGTCATTATAATCCAAAAGAGAATAATACATTGAAATACTTGTGCAAGTGGAAACAACATGGATGTACTGATTTAATAAGCAGTAATGGCTTTGTGCTGGATTCCTatgagggaaggcttgtgatgcaCGATGATCCCGAAAATGGCACATTCACTATCATACTGAACCAACTGCAAAAGGATGACATAGGCTATTACTGGTGTATGACTAATGGAAAAACGGAAAGGACGTCCTCAGTAGAGGTGAAGATTGTGGAAG GGCAACCTACATTACTAACAAAGAAAGAAGTTCAGATTGTTGCTGGCACCTCTCTGACTATAACATGTTCTTATCCATGCAAATATTCTACATATCAGAAATATTGGTGCAAATGGAAGAACACTGAATGTAAACCTCTCATCTCATCTGACCAAAACCAGACTGGCGTGGTAGTTAGCTGTGACAAAAATAGTGGAACTTTATCTTTGAACTTTGACCAGGTGACACCCTTAGACCAAGGATGGTATTGGTGTGGTGTCAAACATGGGCAGCAATATGGAGAAACAGCTGCATTGCATCTGCGAGTACAAGGAG TACTAAATGTTGAAGAAGCATCTAGAATCAATGAAGAGGAGGTTGTCATTCCTGGAGGAAATCCTATTAATAGGAATTCTCCCATAGACAAAGCCAATCAGGCACCTGAAAGTGAAACTTCATCAGGCAG CCATGATGAAAATAAGAATTCTGTTGTTCTTCTTGCCACTTTGATCCCCTTTGGAATTGTTTTTCTGCTTCTCATTACTGCTTTTACCATAAAGAAGTTTAGATTATTTAAGAATTCTG atCTTGTATCAGTTGGAAGCTACAGAACAAATATCAGCATGACAGAGTTTGAGAATGTGAGACAGTATGGGGCAAAGGATAATGCACATATGGAAGAATTTCATGAGAGCCAAATGGGAGAGAAGGATG aGTCTTCAGGCAGTCCTAAGGAGGATAAAAAATCAAAGAAACCAAAGAGG GGCTCTAAAGAGGAAGCTGAAATGGCTTATACAACATTCCTTCTTCAGTCAGAAAACATTTCTTCTAATATACCTTCATCAGACCAATCAACTGCATAA
- the PIGR gene encoding polymeric immunoglobulin receptor isoform X2 has protein sequence MFIIEISDLRFKDAGLYRCGIGLNDYGLSFKVKLEVTQDPVRPEEAELYYAEQQKTVTMTCEFGIQYASYRKYLCKMTKNNCYNVIDTYGNADPSYLGRTLLTNLGTPGSFKVFMSQLKKEDSGLYLCGVGNYGADGESKKLNLHVYVDGLAPKQQSVLNGVQGGSVTVACHYNPKENNTLKYLCKWKQHGCTDLISSNGFVLDSYEGRLVMHDDPENGTFTIILNQLQKDDIGYYWCMTNGKTERTSSVEVKIVEGQPTLLTKKEVQIVAGTSLTITCSYPCKYSTYQKYWCKWKNTECKPLISSDQNQTGVVVSCDKNSGTLSLNFDQVTPLDQGWYWCGVKHGQQYGETAALHLRVQGVLNVEEASRINEEEVVIPGGNPINRNSPIDKANQAPESETSSGSHDENKNSVVLLATLIPFGIVFLLLITAFTIKKFRLFKNSDLVSVGSYRTNISMTEFENVRQYGAKDNAHMEEFHESQMGEKDESSGSPKEDKKSKKPKRGSKEEAEMAYTTFLLQSENISSNIPSSDQSTA, from the exons ATGTTCATCATAGAAATATCAGACCTGAGATTCAAAGATGCGGGTCTATACAGATGCGGCATTGGTTTAAATGACTATGGATTGTCCTTTAAAGTCAAGCTGGAAGTTACTCAAG ACCCAGTACGACCCGAAGAAGCAGAACTTTATTATGCCGAACAGCAGAAAACAGTAACTATGACCTGTGAGTTTGGTATTCAGTATGCAAGTTACAGGAAGTACCTGTGCAAGATGACAAAGAACAACTGTTACAATGTGATTGATACATATGGAAATGCGGATCCATCCTACTTAGGAAGAACTCTGTTGACCAATCTTGGTACACCTGGATCTTTCAAGGTCTTTATGAGCCAGTTAAAGAAAGAAGATTCAGGTTTATATCTTTGTGGTGTTGGGAATTATGGAGCAGATGGAGAATCCAAAAAGCTTAATTTACATGTCTATGTAG ATGGTTTGGCACCTAAACAACAGTCAGTGTTAAATGGAGTCCAGGGTGGTTCTGTGACTGTTGCATGTCATTATAATCCAAAAGAGAATAATACATTGAAATACTTGTGCAAGTGGAAACAACATGGATGTACTGATTTAATAAGCAGTAATGGCTTTGTGCTGGATTCCTatgagggaaggcttgtgatgcaCGATGATCCCGAAAATGGCACATTCACTATCATACTGAACCAACTGCAAAAGGATGACATAGGCTATTACTGGTGTATGACTAATGGAAAAACGGAAAGGACGTCCTCAGTAGAGGTGAAGATTGTGGAAG GGCAACCTACATTACTAACAAAGAAAGAAGTTCAGATTGTTGCTGGCACCTCTCTGACTATAACATGTTCTTATCCATGCAAATATTCTACATATCAGAAATATTGGTGCAAATGGAAGAACACTGAATGTAAACCTCTCATCTCATCTGACCAAAACCAGACTGGCGTGGTAGTTAGCTGTGACAAAAATAGTGGAACTTTATCTTTGAACTTTGACCAGGTGACACCCTTAGACCAAGGATGGTATTGGTGTGGTGTCAAACATGGGCAGCAATATGGAGAAACAGCTGCATTGCATCTGCGAGTACAAGGAG TACTAAATGTTGAAGAAGCATCTAGAATCAATGAAGAGGAGGTTGTCATTCCTGGAGGAAATCCTATTAATAGGAATTCTCCCATAGACAAAGCCAATCAGGCACCTGAAAGTGAAACTTCATCAGGCAG CCATGATGAAAATAAGAATTCTGTTGTTCTTCTTGCCACTTTGATCCCCTTTGGAATTGTTTTTCTGCTTCTCATTACTGCTTTTACCATAAAGAAGTTTAGATTATTTAAGAATTCTG atCTTGTATCAGTTGGAAGCTACAGAACAAATATCAGCATGACAGAGTTTGAGAATGTGAGACAGTATGGGGCAAAGGATAATGCACATATGGAAGAATTTCATGAGAGCCAAATGGGAGAGAAGGATG aGTCTTCAGGCAGTCCTAAGGAGGATAAAAAATCAAAGAAACCAAAGAGG GGCTCTAAAGAGGAAGCTGAAATGGCTTATACAACATTCCTTCTTCAGTCAGAAAACATTTCTTCTAATATACCTTCATCAGACCAATCAACTGCATAA